The Gemmatimonadota bacterium genomic sequence TTACGAGTGCGCGTGCAATGGCTACCCGTTGCTGTTCGCCCCCCGATAGTTCGCGGGGCAGGTGATCTGATCGGTGTTGCAAATCCACGCGCGCCAGCAAGTCCCTTATCCGGTCGCGTTGATGTAGGGCGCGGGAAAAGAGGAGGGGGAGTGCCACATTTTCTTCGACGGTCAATGTGGGTACCAGGCAATAGTCTTGAAATACGAATCCCACGTGTTGTCGTCGCATGGTTTCCAGGTCTTTGCCGCGCAAAGCGCATACATCTCGACCCAGCAATTTCAAGAGGCCCGATGTGGGGCGGTCCAGACACCCCAGAAGATTCAACAGGGTTGTTTTTCCCGCGCCCGACGCGCCTGTGATGGCTACAAATTCGCCGGGTTCTACGATTAGATCTACACCGGATAACGCTGCGATTTCTTCGGCTGAACGGCGGTATATCCGCGTGAGTCTCTGTGCGAGAATAGCCGACATTTTAGCGCATCCACGCAATGGGATGCAGGCGGGAAGCCCGCCACCCCGGTATGATTCCAGCCAGTATGCCCATGCCGACTGCCATTGAGATCCCGCCGATTAGTAGTATGCCATCAATTTGCACCAGTACGCCTGAGGGAGCAAATGGCAGGATCGCGCGTACGGCTTCAGATGCCAGGCGGCTGCCCAGGACCGCTATTCCACCACCTGCGATTCCGCCTATGGTGCAGATTGTCAGTGCCTCTGCACAGATCAATGCAAATACGTCGCCCCGGGATGCGCCAATTGCTCGCATTACGCCGATTTCTCGAGTCCGTTCAAAGACCGCGATTAGCATGGTATTCATTACGCCGAGTACTGCAATTGCCACGGCTACGATGGCGACTGTTCCGATGAAAAACCGCGCCGTGCCCAGGAGGTCGAGAAGGGTTCGCTGGACCTGCGCCATGGTGATAACCTGTACCGAGGGTATTTCGAATACGCGTTCCGAAAATTCGTCTATTCTGGACAGGTCTTTTAATTTTACGCCGATGCCTGTGAGTTTCTCTTTTTTGTCGAAGAGGTGCTGCGCTACCCCGAGTGGGACGAAGATGGTGCCGTCGTCCTGCGTTCCACTGCGGTCAAAAACCCCGCGTACGCGGAATGTTTGTCCCAGTCCTTTGAGCGGAAAGTCGTCCCCGATGTTTTTCCGATAATACGCCGCTACGCTGTAGCCCAGTATTACCTCGTCGGTCGCGCCTTCGTTGAACCACTCGCCCCGCTGGAAGGTCAGCCAGGGTTTCATTTCCAGAAAGCTGTCTTCTATTCCCGTTATCAGGGAAAATCCCTCCCGGTGTACGGGGAGCGATCCGAGGAATAACCGCGTTGTGGTCGCCACATCGGCGTCTCGAAGAATTTCCCGGTGGATGGCTTCATCCATGTACATTGGTATTACCCCACCCTGCATCAGCAGGGTCGCGGCTTCGTAGGGGCATCCTTTTGAGGTGACCAGTACGTGATAGCCCAGGCGGTCAATGCTGTGGATGAGGGATGTGCGGTATCCGATTCCCAGACCCAGGAGACTGACCAGGACGCAGACGGATAGGGCCACGCCGCTTATGGTTAGAGCACTTCGCGTGCGGTGTCGGCGCAGTTCTTTCAGGACGACGCTTATAAATTGAAAAATGACCAAATTTTTGCCCTTTTGCGATGGATTTCTACGCCTTTTCCCATCAGGCGCAGATCGCCTGCGATGCGTTTTACGACGCCTACGACGCGCAGGGAGTCGCCAGAGATATTGCGGGGGACGGTTATGGTCCGTCCCTGTTCCAGGTCAATCAGTATATGTTGCGTGCTGTCTTGTAGTACAAACCAGCATCCCATGTGCTGGCATACCTGTCCCGCGCGACCCGATAGCACGACTCGCTGTTCCAGAAATACGGATGGACGATCCAGGACTTCTTTGATCCGGGTCGCGCGATTGGCGGGCACGGCTTCGCCCACTTGATGTACTTTCGCAGAGTCGCATCCGACTATCAGGATTAGTATTATCAGGTATATCTTCAGTTTTTGCGTGACGCCTGCCATATGAGATGATATTTTGTTTAGGGGATAAAATCAAGGGTTTCTCCCATCTGTTTTTTGTGACGGGAATATGCCGATGAAAAAAATGATATGGGTTCTTCTGGTCGGTGCCTGTCTGGCGTGTAAGCCATCTCAACCCGATGTATCTACGGAGTTCGTCGGTGTACATCGCTGTGCGAGTTGCCATATGGAAGCGTATCAACAATGGCAGCGCACGACGCATGCGACCTCTATGCAAGAAGCGACTCCGCAGACTGTTAAGGGCGATTTCAGTGAGAATAATACCTATACTTTCGGTGGTGTTACTTCAACGATGAGCCTTCAAAATGGTCGCTATTACATCACGACGCCGGGGGCCGATGGGGCGCAAGGTACCCACGAGGTGCTATACACGATTGGCGACCGGGATACGCAGTGGTATATCACTGAGCTTCCCGGAGGCCATTTGCAGATTCTTCCGGTTTATTTCGATGTTCGCAGAAATACCTGGTACAATCCCGTTGAAGGTATTATCGCCTCGCCATCCGAACGGCCCTTAGATCCCCGCGATACGTCGTTCTGGATGCATTTTGGGCGCAATTGGAGCGCGCAGTGTTTTGACTGCCACGCCAGTCAGATTGAGGTCAATTACGATCCCGATGCGGGTACTTATGATTCCCGCTGGGTAGATTTGAGCGTCAATTGCGAAACCTGTCACGGTCCCGGACAAGGTCATGTCGCGTTTTGGGAGAGAGCGCTGACAGATGCAGATGCTGCCGGTATGCAGGATACTTCGCTGGTGAATTTGAGAATGCTCTCCGCAGAACAATCCGTAGAGCTTTGCGCGCAGTGCCACGCGACGAAGCGCATTTTGAAGCTGGGCTATCGACCCGGCGACAATTTTTACGATTTTTACGAACCTGTTGTTCTGGATTTTGAAGGTATGTGGCCCGATGGTCGCTACCGGCATCTCGCGTATAATTATACGGCGCTCACGCTCAGTCCCTGTTATACAGAGGGCGGGGTGACGTGTTTGACCTGTCACCCGTCCCATGGTCCGGAGGGAGAAAAGAAGACAAGGGCAGATTTCGACGGTATATGTATGCAGTGTCATCGGGATATACAGCCTCGAGAACACAGCCGCCACGAGCAGCACATCGCCTGTGTCGATTGCCACATGCCCCCGATTCCCGAAGTGCGCCGGGTGCGCGTGTTTGACCACCGCATTGCGCCTCCGGTTCCGGCAAATACGGTGCGTTTTGGCATTCCAAATGCCTGCGATGAATGCCACGGGGACCGCACGCCCGAATGGGCTGTGGAAAAGACAGAAGCCTGGTGGGGGAAACAGGATGATTATCTTTTGCAAACGGCGGTTGTTGCACTTGGGCGACAGGGAAATCCGATGGCTGTGTCTCCTCTGAAAGACGAGTTGCTCGATCTATCCTATAATCCCACGCGGCGGGCTTCTGCGGCTTTGCTTTTGGGGCGTACCCGTTCCTCGCAGGCTGTTCCCGTGCTCCTCAAAGCTTTGAAAGATCCGCATCCGCTTATCCGCGCAAAGGCGGTAGAAGGTCTGGGTCTGGTCGGTCAGGTGCGGGTTGTGCCCGCGTTGGTTCCATTGTTAGACGATCCGATTCGGATTGTGCGGTTTGCCCTCGTGCCAGCTGTCGAAAATCTGGGCGCACACCATCTCAAGGACCAGGACTACGAGCGCTATGAGGCCATTTTTGCCGAATATGAACAGGCGAGTAAAGAGGTTTGGGCGACTGACCCTTATGTGCATGCGTTTCTCGGATGGGCTTATGTGAGGCGAGGGAATACCGAATTGGCCCAACGCGCTTTCCAGCGGGCGTTGCGGATTTGGCCCGGTATTGAGGATGCGGCCAGAGGACTGGCGCAGATACATAACTCAGAAAAAAACGACCGATGAGTAGAGAACCCACCGGTCGTTTTTTTGTTTTGGAGCGTCGGTTAGAACGATCCGGTTATGGATACGCGCAGGGGCGGATCAAATAGTGTTCCGAAGCTCATATATGCAAAATCGACACCAACCCTCCGTCCCACGCCCAGATCCTTTTGGACGCCGCCGCCCAGTGTCCAGCTACCCAGGTCGTAACGCCCCCGATAACCGGCGCGCAGTGCCAGCGTGTTCGCTACCCACAATTCGCCGCCCACATGCCAGCGCTCGCGGTCGTCAATGTGGTGTACGAGTTCGGCTGCCACGGTTAGATATGTGGGGTCTCCCTTGCGCCCATAAGGCTCCATTGCCAGGGCAATAGTGTAGATCAAGGGCTGGGCAATCGACGTGCCCTGTGGGAGAGAACCGGGAATCACGAGTTCCTGATCTTTGCCGAAGTTGCGAAGCGTCATGGCCAGGCGCGAACTGCCAAATCCGGTGTAAAAAATACTGGAAAAATCAAATGAGGCACTATTGATTTTGTCCTGGTCCAGTGTCTCTTGAATCCACTTTATAGACGCACCCAGCGACAATTTGTCTGTCATCTTGTACGCATAACCGAAGTTTATGAAAATATCGCCGGCCGATATATCCCGCGTGAAACGCCCTTGCGGATCCATAGGCGTGGTCTCGCGAGAGGTGCCTGCGTCAAACTGAACGATGGATAGTCCAAAGGTCTGCTGACCGTATCGCCAGGCGACCGCGCCGTTGAAGAATTTCGAATCTACCATCCAGCGCGTATATCCCAGGGCATATTCGAACCGCTCGATGTGGGTCAATGCCGCCGTGTTCCAGAACATCGCATTGATGTCGTCGGCTGCGGCTGTAAACGCATCGCCCATTGCTGCTGCCCGCGCGCTCTGTCCCACCTTCAATGCGTGGAACGAAGCCCGCCCGGTTCCGTGGAACTCTTTTGTCCGGTGCTGACCCGCACGCACGCCGGACGGCAACTGGTATTGCTGTGCCCAGGCGTCTGACCCCAAAAGCCCGACGGCCAGGAGCATCGTATAAATAGTTAATCGTTTCACATCTACTCTCCTTTGTTTGTAGAGGGGCGGGCGCTCTGTTCCGCCCCTCCCGTCGGTCTTACTGGATAATCAGAAAACTGCCTGTTTGAACCTTGCCTTCTTGTCCGGGCACCAGCGATTCTACGGCGAAGAAATAAATCCCCGGAGATGCATACGACGTGCCAGAACGCGCCCGTTGAGTCCAGCTCACTTCTGCCGTGTGCTGATCTCCGCGCGTCCCATCGTGTACTATTTCCATAACCAGGTCTCCCGCAGACGTGAAAATCGAAATTCGGGCCAGACGCGGCAGGTTGGTAAACCGCATGCGCTTGTTGTTGTCGCCCTGCGCCCCAAAGGAGTGTAATCCATCGTCCTTCCACGGATTTGGCACTACGAGCACTTTTTCTTCCAGGGCATCGAACCCATCTGAGGCAGCCACAACGGGTGTAAACTGACCGCCGCTTGTGTTGTGCCGCGCAGCCGTCACAATATGGCTCGACTCGGTCCCCGCGCGGATATGGTTTTGAACCACGGGGGGCAGATCTGCAAGTGTTGTCGGGACGGGCATTTGCGCGCCTGAAATCGCATTTTTCTGCGCATTCATGTTCTCCCAGTTCGCATGCCCATTGGCATAGGTTACGATATTATACCGATACCCGAATCCCGTAATTGAATTCTCATCGGCAAAAGTATAAATTCCGGTCGATGCATCGTAATACCTCGGATCTTTTGCCTCAATCTTGGCGATCAAATTCCACGGGCCAAGAGGCGCGCCAGCATGCTGCACGGGATCTGTCTGGATCAGCGCCGTGTTCCCGTAAATTTTGTAACCGGCCACATCCTGAGCCTCGCCGCCCGTATAATCCGGGTGTACCGCATCGTCGGCACCGTCGCTCCAGGAGAGTTCCACATTGCCATTTGCATTGCTGCGAAGCAAAATAGGACGATCGGTTTCGGCGCGCGCAAGCGATTCCACATCTGGCGGTTGATTGGGCAGGTCAAATCCCATTGCGTACAATTGACGCGCGCGATCGATGTGGTTGAACAAAATATCCTCACCGCCGGGCACCTGCGACTGCGCGCCTGGCGTCATTGCCCAGATGCGGAAGTCCATTGGCTCACCGCCCGGACCCGCATTTTCAGACGCCATACCCGCGGCAAAAACCACCACGATTTTTGCCTTGTCGCCCGGTACCAACTTCCAGGGACCGAACATCTGCGAGTGCAATTGCTCCTGCAACTCTCGCTCACCGGGGCTTGGGCCACCCTCAATCGGGTTGTCGTCATAGGGCTTGCCGGGGGTGATAAACTTCTTCCATATATCCTCAACCGTATCAATCGATACGTGTGGCTCAAACTCGATATTGGTGCGGCTTCGGCGCTTCCACCAGTGTGCATACGCAGGCTGACTGCTGGGAATATCCTCGCCCCCCATAGCCGTGCCCGTAATCGGTACATAGACGTCTGGATCGTTGATAAAGGGCGGTGTCACATCCACAGGTCCCCAGCCTATGTATTGCGGAGAATACAATTCTTGCTCTGCCCGCATCCCGATCACGCCAATGGCCTCTGCGCCGAACCGGGGTTCGCCCCTGTCGTTGTTTGAACTGGTGGGCGCATCGCCATCGTATTGATACGATATCTTTTTGCCCTGATACTTCCCACCGTAATTGGCGGCCTCGGTAAACTGATACCGGTCGTCTTCCAGCCGACGCCCCGGCTCGGAAAACCAGTAGCCGTTCCACTTGCGATAGGAGTGCCCGGGTTTGTTCACGCTGAAATAGTTCAAATACCCCATATACACTTCTTCATAGGACCGGTTTGAGGTATTCTCCACGACCAGTTCGACAAAGAAAAAATCGTCGAAATCCGGGTGGCTCCATCCATACGCTGTCCGCGTCATTGTCATGCCGGTCCCGTCTGGCTCAATATTCGTATTGCTGCGCCATCTCGAAATCACGATTTCTTCTGGAAAGTGATCGAACTGAGGCAGCGTATAGGACCCGTTCTCTCGGTAATTATCCACTTCCACAGGCTCTTCGGAAATCGGTTTGGGCTGCTCGGTGATTCCACCGCGGTCCGTGTTGAACCACACGTTGGCATCCTGGGTATCATACCCCAGCCGGGCTGCTACAATCGGCGGGTCTTGCCCGTTCCGCAAGCGCAAATTGCCCGATCCAGGCGTCAGATCCGGCACGACCTGCTCCACATCTCCGGTGTTGGACACTGGTCCCGAGGATGTGACATAGGTATTTCCACTCGCATCCCGCGCGAGTATCCACACCCCCTGGCCCTTCGAGTTGTCGTAGTCCTGGTCTCGACCGCCGAAACTGCCCGATGTCGAAGACCCCGTATAAATATACGGATACGTCATTGAACCGTTTTCCCGCGCCACATATCCCTGCGACCCCAGGGCAAATGTCCCGCCCTGCTGACCTGTGTTGCGAAACGATTCCGACAGCTTTGACCGGTCGATCTGCTTCATTGGCACTGGCTCATCCACCGCCTGAACCCCTGCTGAAAATAGTCCAGTCAGGAAAATGCCAGCGAGCGCCTTACCAATTATTTGTCTAAACATAAATTCACTCCTTATAGAGGCGCCAGGGTCAGAGCACCAGAACAGGTACTCTGACCCACCGGTTTACATACTCGTGCGCACGCCGAAATAGATTTCCCGTGTGCGATTCGTGTAGCTGTTCCACTGATCCCAGATCTGGTTGTTGTCCCGCACCACTACTGGCGTGGGCTGGTTTTCAGCCAGACCGTACTTGGGTATGTCGTGGAAGAAATTCCACCTGCGGATCGAACGCGGCTTTTTGGCGTTGAACAAATTGGTCGCCTCAAAGAACAGGGTCGGACGCAATTTTCCAATTCGGAAGCCCTTCTGAATGCCCAGATCCGTGCGGAATGCCGTTGGATTGGTGAACAGCAACTGGTTCCTGATCAACTTGTTGGCAGTCGAGGGAGATGGCGTGGGCTGGCTATAGCGGAAGAATGTGCCCGGCTCGATTCGCAGCACCAGGTTCACGTTCAGATCGCTCAGCACCTTGCTCCCGCCCACCTCTGGACCATATCCTTCGGGCGTGGCAAACAAAAATGTGATGCTTCCATCGCCCGTGGCATCGCGCATGTTGGCAGGACCGCGCACGCCCCCTATCGTGAATATAGTAGCTGCAATATTCCGCTCGTCGGTCCAGGGGAATCCAACCTGTGCATCCGGCACCTGATTGGCAAATTTTTCGGTGATCCACAATTCCCGGTTGGCGTCGATTTGCTGCTGCACCAGCTGATTGGCAAACATGCCAATGGCATCGACTTCGGCACTCGACAGGGGTTGCCAGATGCGCTCACCCGTGTTTGGGTCAATTTCAAATTTGAAGCGATACGCGTCTTTGGCCAGGAAGTCCGAATCCACGTACCAGCGCCCTACCCATTCCCGACCGCCGTAGAAGTTGTTCTGCTCCCAGTACCAGCTCCACGTCGCGCGGAATGAGAAGAAGTTGGTGAACCGCTTGCTCACAGCCAATTCCAGGCCGCGCGTTTCACCGCTGTACGCATTCTGATACCAGTGCGCGCGCTTGATCTGCTTCTCTACCGGATCGTGCAAAAACGTGTTGTTCTGCTGGAGATAGTCTTCTGTGCGGCGGTAGAACATCGTCGCGTTGGCCGTGTAGTCCGAAACAAAGTTCCAGTCCACGCCCACTTCGTAGTTCACGGTACTGCCCGGACGCGAATTTGTAGATCCGCGTTTGGTCGAGCCCATTTCCAGGCCGCCGTAATACTCATAAGAACTGTATCTGTCGTCCGCGTTCAGGTCTTGGGCTATGCTCCGGCCCGAAGCCACCTGCCAGGTTTGCCCGTACATCGCATAGAAAATCGGGAGGACGAAGAACCGGCCATAGGAGAAGTGAATCGCAGACCGCGCGGTAATCGGGTGAGACACCCCAAAGCGCGGCGACAGTTTGAACATATTTAGACCATCATATGTCGGGAATGACTGTGGATTGTTGGGATAGGGCGTTTGACCCTGTCGCGCCAACGACGCATCTGCATCGGCAAACCAGCGGTTTTGAGGCAGCACCGACCACACGGGTTCGGGGCGCGTCTGACCGCCGTGATCATACGCATCCAGACGCACGCCCACGTTTACGACCATCCCCTCAAACTCCATTTTGTCCTGTGCATAAGCTGCAAGTTGGAATGCTTTTCTCGGATAATCCCGGTAGCTGTTCCAGGCCGGATCGTCCAGACTGCTTGCCCGGCTTAAATCGGGGAGTTTGATGCCGTTCACAGTCGTGGCGGGCACGTAGTCCATCTGACCATCTGCACCCAACCGGTTCTGAGCCGATGCATAGTAGTCGTACATCGACCATAGCCGATAACTGCCCGGGTTTCCACGACTCTGTAATTCCCACTGGTAGGTCTGGAACCACGTTGCTTCGGCTCCTGCCTTAAAGAAATTTCCCTTTGTAACCTGACTGGAGAAATCAAATTTCAAATTGTTGCGCGTCTGACGATTCAATCGGAAGTCCCGAACCGGACGCGGTGTTGCCGTAAACCACCTGTCGTGGTCCCGAACCACATTGAACGTTTCTATAGGAATATCCGATGAGTCCTGCTCGCTGTCTGCACGCGAGATACGCAACTCGTACAGGGTGCGGGAAGATAGGGAATGCGTTAAATACGCGTACAACATCGAGTTCCATTCGATCTCTTTGCCCGCACCATCTATATCTATGGGCAAATACAGGTCTCGACCGGCTGATAATGCCGACTCTCGCGTATTGCGGAAATTCTGGTTCGTTCCATACACACCGCCCACCTTTAGGTTGATATTGGGCTTTACGCCAAATGTCAGCTTACCTGTCACCTGATAATTGGGCAAGCCCTGAAGTGCGGGGTCGGGACGCTGCACGGGTTGTCGATTTGTCTGCGCGCTCACGTGGAACGAGGTCTTGTCCCCAATCGGACCCGAAATGGATCCCTCGAGGCGATGTCCCGATACATCTGTGTAATCGTCGGGCTGGATATGTATCAGACGTCCTGAATCATCCGCTGTGCCGGGCAATCCATCGGCACCAATATTTTCCTTTTCCTGCAACCATGCCGGATCGTCCAGGCGGATGCGGCTCTTGCCCGTGCCCTGGTTCAGGTGAATGATTGGATCATAGGCATTGAAGCCGTAATGCCGCTTTCCGGGCACCGTGTATCGATACTCGAAGAATCCGTGGTAGTCCCGGCTACCCTCTCGCGTCACGATATTGATGATCCCGGCGTCCATATTTCCGTATTCGGCTTCTGGAACACCGGTTACCACAGAGATTTCCTGGATGGATGCGCGGTTCACACCCGTGAACATATTTGCCGCGCGGCGGTCATTATTCACCATCCGCACACCATCAACAGTATAGGTGAGTGAAATGGGCTTTGGCGTTGTCGTGTACCAGCCCGCACGGCGTTCGCCTTCGTCCATTTGAAAGTTGCCCTGCCGCACTGACCGTCCGTCTTTCTGTACGCCCGGCTGCAAGCCCGCCCACGCCCGAGCATCTTTGACCACGGGCTGCAAGTCGATCTCGTCAGCCGTTACATAGTATTTGCTCGCGGTCTTGTCCGGCTCTACGGGTGGACGCTCTGCCGTTACGATCAGTTCTGCGGCTTCCAGCGCTGTCTCGGTGAGGCTGAAATCCACTGTGGAGGTATAGCCCACCACCACTTTCACATCTTGCTGTACGACCTTCTGGTACCCCACCAGCGAGGCTTCCATGCTGTGTGTTCCCGGCAGAACCAGCAAGATGATATAATATCCTTCTGCATCTGCGGTCGCACCCCGGTTTGTTCCCGTGATTACGACGTTGGCACCGGGCAATGGATCGCCTTTTGTATCCATTACCCTGCCAGCTATCTTACCCGTTGTTGCCGCCTGTGCCCAATCCTGCACACCCAAGGCACATACCAGCAAAACGGA encodes the following:
- a CDS encoding ABC transporter permease, which translates into the protein MVIFQFISVVLKELRRHRTRSALTISGVALSVCVLVSLLGLGIGYRTSLIHSIDRLGYHVLVTSKGCPYEAATLLMQGGVIPMYMDEAIHREILRDADVATTTRLFLGSLPVHREGFSLITGIEDSFLEMKPWLTFQRGEWFNEGATDEVILGYSVAAYYRKNIGDDFPLKGLGQTFRVRGVFDRSGTQDDGTIFVPLGVAQHLFDKKEKLTGIGVKLKDLSRIDEFSERVFEIPSVQVITMAQVQRTLLDLLGTARFFIGTVAIVAVAIAVLGVMNTMLIAVFERTREIGVMRAIGASRGDVFALICAEALTICTIGGIAGGGIAVLGSRLASEAVRAILPFAPSGVLVQIDGILLIGGISMAVGMGILAGIIPGWRASRLHPIAWMR
- a CDS encoding ABC transporter ATP-binding protein, with protein sequence MSAILAQRLTRIYRRSAEEIAALSGVDLIVEPGEFVAITGASGAGKTTLLNLLGCLDRPTSGLLKLLGRDVCALRGKDLETMRRQHVGFVFQDYCLVPTLTVEENVALPLLFSRALHQRDRIRDLLARVDLQHRSDHLPRELSGGEQQRVAIARALVNNPEILLADEPTGNLDSKRGNEIVALLRNMNQLTIVLSTHNQDLANRADRQIKLVDGRVV
- a CDS encoding carboxypeptidase regulatory-like domain-containing protein, with the protein product MIRKLSILSVLLVCALGVQDWAQAATTGKIAGRVMDTKGDPLPGANVVITGTNRGATADAEGYYIILLVLPGTHSMEASLVGYQKVVQQDVKVVVGYTSTVDFSLTETALEAAELIVTAERPPVEPDKTASKYYVTADEIDLQPVVKDARAWAGLQPGVQKDGRSVRQGNFQMDEGERRAGWYTTTPKPISLTYTVDGVRMVNNDRRAANMFTGVNRASIQEISVVTGVPEAEYGNMDAGIINIVTREGSRDYHGFFEYRYTVPGKRHYGFNAYDPIIHLNQGTGKSRIRLDDPAWLQEKENIGADGLPGTADDSGRLIHIQPDDYTDVSGHRLEGSISGPIGDKTSFHVSAQTNRQPVQRPDPALQGLPNYQVTGKLTFGVKPNINLKVGGVYGTNQNFRNTRESALSAGRDLYLPIDIDGAGKEIEWNSMLYAYLTHSLSSRTLYELRISRADSEQDSSDIPIETFNVVRDHDRWFTATPRPVRDFRLNRQTRNNLKFDFSSQVTKGNFFKAGAEATWFQTYQWELQSRGNPGSYRLWSMYDYYASAQNRLGADGQMDYVPATTVNGIKLPDLSRASSLDDPAWNSYRDYPRKAFQLAAYAQDKMEFEGMVVNVGVRLDAYDHGGQTRPEPVWSVLPQNRWFADADASLARQGQTPYPNNPQSFPTYDGLNMFKLSPRFGVSHPITARSAIHFSYGRFFVLPIFYAMYGQTWQVASGRSIAQDLNADDRYSSYEYYGGLEMGSTKRGSTNSRPGSTVNYEVGVDWNFVSDYTANATMFYRRTEDYLQQNNTFLHDPVEKQIKRAHWYQNAYSGETRGLELAVSKRFTNFFSFRATWSWYWEQNNFYGGREWVGRWYVDSDFLAKDAYRFKFEIDPNTGERIWQPLSSAEVDAIGMFANQLVQQQIDANRELWITEKFANQVPDAQVGFPWTDERNIAATIFTIGGVRGPANMRDATGDGSITFLFATPEGYGPEVGGSKVLSDLNVNLVLRIEPGTFFRYSQPTPSPSTANKLIRNQLLFTNPTAFRTDLGIQKGFRIGKLRPTLFFEATNLFNAKKPRSIRRWNFFHDIPKYGLAENQPTPVVVRDNNQIWDQWNSYTNRTREIYFGVRTSM
- a CDS encoding ammonia-forming cytochrome c nitrite reductase subunit c552; its protein translation is MKKMIWVLLVGACLACKPSQPDVSTEFVGVHRCASCHMEAYQQWQRTTHATSMQEATPQTVKGDFSENNTYTFGGVTSTMSLQNGRYYITTPGADGAQGTHEVLYTIGDRDTQWYITELPGGHLQILPVYFDVRRNTWYNPVEGIIASPSERPLDPRDTSFWMHFGRNWSAQCFDCHASQIEVNYDPDAGTYDSRWVDLSVNCETCHGPGQGHVAFWERALTDADAAGMQDTSLVNLRMLSAEQSVELCAQCHATKRILKLGYRPGDNFYDFYEPVVLDFEGMWPDGRYRHLAYNYTALTLSPCYTEGGVTCLTCHPSHGPEGEKKTRADFDGICMQCHRDIQPREHSRHEQHIACVDCHMPPIPEVRRVRVFDHRIAPPVPANTVRFGIPNACDECHGDRTPEWAVEKTEAWWGKQDDYLLQTAVVALGRQGNPMAVSPLKDELLDLSYNPTRRASAALLLGRTRSSQAVPVLLKALKDPHPLIRAKAVEGLGLVGQVRVVPALVPLLDDPIRIVRFALVPAVENLGAHHLKDQDYERYEAIFAEYEQASKEVWATDPYVHAFLGWAYVRRGNTELAQRAFQRALRIWPGIEDAARGLAQIHNSEKNDR
- a CDS encoding PorV/PorQ family protein, with the translated sequence MKRLTIYTMLLAVGLLGSDAWAQQYQLPSGVRAGQHRTKEFHGTGRASFHALKVGQSARAAAMGDAFTAAADDINAMFWNTAALTHIERFEYALGYTRWMVDSKFFNGAVAWRYGQQTFGLSIVQFDAGTSRETTPMDPQGRFTRDISAGDIFINFGYAYKMTDKLSLGASIKWIQETLDQDKINSASFDFSSIFYTGFGSSRLAMTLRNFGKDQELVIPGSLPQGTSIAQPLIYTIALAMEPYGRKGDPTYLTVAAELVHHIDDRERWHVGGELWVANTLALRAGYRGRYDLGSWTLGGGVQKDLGVGRRVGVDFAYMSFGTLFDPPLRVSITGSF